One genomic segment of Candidatus Hydrogenedentota bacterium includes these proteins:
- a CDS encoding family 43 glycosylhydrolase: protein MTNVMTTGIGRCILALFTTGIAVSAWAGEAEVANPHAVPNPPLVKVPFAFPGPRMENTPIVYKDKPMLVQNVRGNTKAAGFYLFIQDMVTGEEIAKFGDTFSFVSAYVNGEELNVFATENTDDDWTHDIYRFWSTDLKEWKKELAIARKPGEHLFNANVCKDDQGYVMAFESNAPVQWSFRFARSKDLSKWEEIEGIQFSDTAEQSACANPTLRYFAPYYYCIYGAWRWQGPGKWYEYRLPETMYVTYVARSKDLETWELSPTKYPMLDPVPGEGINNTDADIFEYEGNTYIFYATGDQQTWGTIRVAMYAGPMKQCLESYFPENVPKIVFNAREGKYIYPEK, encoded by the coding sequence ATGACGAATGTTATGACGACGGGAATAGGGCGCTGTATTCTGGCGCTTTTCACGACTGGGATTGCAGTGTCGGCATGGGCAGGTGAAGCCGAAGTCGCAAATCCGCACGCAGTGCCGAATCCACCGCTGGTCAAGGTACCATTCGCGTTTCCGGGGCCGCGAATGGAGAACACGCCCATTGTCTACAAAGACAAGCCCATGCTGGTGCAGAACGTGCGGGGCAATACCAAGGCCGCCGGCTTCTACCTGTTTATCCAGGACATGGTTACGGGAGAAGAAATCGCGAAGTTCGGCGACACCTTTTCGTTTGTGAGCGCGTATGTTAACGGTGAAGAGCTGAATGTGTTCGCGACCGAGAATACCGACGACGACTGGACGCACGACATCTACCGTTTCTGGAGCACGGACCTGAAGGAATGGAAGAAAGAGTTGGCGATTGCCCGGAAACCCGGGGAGCATTTGTTCAATGCCAACGTGTGCAAAGACGACCAGGGTTACGTGATGGCATTTGAGTCCAATGCACCGGTGCAGTGGTCGTTTCGTTTTGCGCGGTCGAAGGATTTGTCGAAATGGGAAGAAATTGAGGGCATCCAATTCTCCGACACGGCAGAGCAGAGCGCGTGTGCGAATCCGACTCTCCGCTACTTTGCTCCCTACTACTACTGCATCTACGGCGCGTGGCGCTGGCAGGGACCCGGAAAGTGGTATGAGTACCGGCTGCCCGAGACCATGTACGTGACGTATGTTGCACGCTCCAAGGATCTGGAAACTTGGGAACTGTCGCCCACAAAGTATCCGATGCTGGACCCCGTGCCCGGCGAAGGTATCAACAATACCGACGCAGATATTTTCGAATACGAAGGTAACACGTATATATTCTACGCGACGGGCGACCAGCAAACGTGGGGCACAATTCGCGTGGCCATGTATGCGGGACCGATGAAGCAGTGCTTAGAGAGCTACTTTCCGGAGAATGTGCCGAAGATCGTTTTCAATGCGCGCGAAGGAAAGTACATCTATCCTGAGAAATAG